In a single window of the Anas acuta chromosome 24, bAnaAcu1.1, whole genome shotgun sequence genome:
- the PFKFB2 gene encoding 6-phosphofructo-2-kinase/fructose-2,6-bisphosphatase 2 isoform X2, which produces MAAARAGGTVRGSSGALRGGEKQCSWASYMTNSPTLIVMIGLPARGKTYVSKKLTRYLNWIGVPTRVFNLGVYRREAVKSYKSYDFFRHDNKEAMEIRKRCALVALQDVKAYLLEECGQIAVFDATNTTRERRDLILNFAKENAFKVFFVESVCDDPEVIAANILKRRITLFSSASAPCRVCLTFHGVALSVGQEVKVSSPDYPERNRENVMDDFLKRIECYKVTYQPLDPDEYDKDLSFIKVINVGQRFLVNRVQDYIQSKIVYYLMNIHVQPRTIYLCRHGESEYNLVGKIGGDSGLSPRGKQFAQALKKFIEEQEIVDLKVWTSQLKRTIQTAESLGVTYEQWKILNEIDAGVCEEMTYAEIEAKYPDEFALRDQEKYLYRYPGGESYQDLVQRLEPVIMELERQGNVLVICHQAVMRCLLAYFLDKSADELPYLRCPLHTILKLTPVAYGCKVETINLNVEAVNTHRDKPSLNSNNLPASQSPARMRRSSLTPRASADTEQRPRHHSVGSKPPDPLGPFPFLEARGGSGRPRLPASVQPPVGSACL; this is translated from the exons ATGGCGGCAGCGCGGGCGGGCGGCACCGTgcggggcagcagcggggccctgCGCGGCGGGGAGAAACAGTGCT CCTGGGCGTCCTACATGACCAACTCGCCCACCCTCATCGTGATGATCGGGCTGCCCGCCCGCGGCAAGACCTACGTCTCCAAGAAGCTGACGCGCTACCTCAACTGGATCGGGGTGCCCACACGAG tgTTTAATTTAGGGGTGTACCGCCGGGAAGCAGTGAAGTCCTACAAGTCCTATGACTTCTTCAGGCACGATAACAAGGAGGCCATGGAGATCCGCAA GCGCTGTGCCTTGGTGGCTCTGCAAGATGTGAAGGCTTACCTCCTGGAGGAGTGCGGGCAGATCGCT gtGTTTGATGCGACCAACACAACTCGAGAAAGACGGGACCTGATCTTAAATTTTGCTAAAGAAAACGCTTTCAAG GTGTTCTTCGTGGAGTCCGTCTGTGACGACCCGGAGGTGATCGCTGCCAACATCCTG AAGAGAAGAATAACGTTATTCAGCAGCGCTTCTGCTCCGTGTCGAGTTTGCTTGACTTTTCACGGAGTGGCATTGTCTGTTGGCCAGGAGGTGAAAGTTTCCAGCCCTGACTACCCGGAGAGAAACAGGGAGAACGTGATGGATGATTTCCTGAAGAGGATCGAGTGCTACAAGGTCACCTACCAGCCCCTGGATCCCGACGAGTACGACAA AGATCTTTCCTTCATTAAAGTGATCAATGTGGGACAGCGGTTCCTAGTAAACAGAGTCCAGGATTACATCCAGAGTAAAATCGTCTATTACCTAATGAACATTCATGTCCAGCCGCGTACCATCTACCTTTGCCGACACGGTGAGAGTGAATATAATCTTGTTGGCAAGATTGGTGGGGATTCTGGTCTGTCACCACGAGGGAAGCAG TTTGCCCAGGCTCTGAAGAAGTTCATCGAGGAGCAGGAAATCGTCGACCTGAAGGTTTGGACGAGCCAGCTGAAGAGGACGATCCAGACGGCCGAGTCGCTGGGGGTGACGTACGAGCAGTGGAAGATCCTCAACGAGATCGATGCC GGGGTGTGTGAAGAAATGACCTACGCAGAAATTGAAGCCAAGTATCCCGACGAGTTTGCCTTGAGGGATCAAGAAAAATACCTTTATCGCTATCCTGGAGGAGAG tccTACCAGGACTTGGTTCAGCGCCTGGAGCCGGTAATTATGGAGCTGGAACGTCAAGGCAACGTCCTCGTTATCTGCCACCAGGCAGTTATGAGGTGCCTCTTGGCTTATTTTCTTGACAAGAGCGCAG ATGAGCTGCCTTACCTGCGATGCCCCCTGCACACCATCCTCAAGCTCACCCCGGTTGCATACG GTTGTAAAGTGGAGACAATTAACCTGAACGTGGAAGCAGTGAACACCCACCGCGACAAACCTTCTCTGAACTCA AACAACCTCCCCGCCAGCCAAAGCCCGGCGAGGATGAGAAGGAGCAGCCTCACCCCGCGGGCCAGCGCGGACACAGAGCAGCGCCCGCGGCATCACAGCGTTGGGAGCAAGCCCCCCGACCCGCTGGGGCCCTTCCCCTTCTTGGAAGCTCGAGGTGGATCTGGTCGGCCACGGCTGCCAGCCTCTGTCCAG ccTCCAGTGGGAAGTGCTTGCCTGTGA